A portion of the Lolium rigidum isolate FL_2022 chromosome 1, APGP_CSIRO_Lrig_0.1, whole genome shotgun sequence genome contains these proteins:
- the LOC124685158 gene encoding replication termination factor 2, whose translation MAPATRSVVLRLDDLALPPRYLTVASDLPVSHLLRSLPLPSSSFYLTSDGRPFSPSAPVAALPPSASLQLRLRALRGGGGDGGSTCAESRDCYLSMYLAKKPDKADPNEARLSRFTCCALSGEPLAAPAVVDRLGNLFNKEPLVEALLHKRLPKALAHIRGLKDMIPIHLHPKPGAADEEVRFQCPVTGFEFNGKSQFLALRGCGHVLSVKALKEVKTPGCLVCHKEFEEADKLPINGTEEEVAALRQRMEEERGKLKDKKDKKLANGLSGSKHAAPAAIADTEKLENGKKGDAAPAKRYKAADHAPAYANKKVYASIFTSSNKSDFKETYSCRSLPLGRN comes from the coding sequence ATGGCGCCCGCCACCAGATCCGTGGTCCTCCGCCTCGACGACCTGGCCCTCCCGCCGCGGTACCTCACCGTCGCCTCCGACCTGCCGGTCTCCcacctcctccgctccctccccctcccctcctcctccttctaccTCACCTCCGATGGCCGCCCGTTCTCCCCATCCGCCCCCGTCGCCGCCCTCCCGCCCTCCGCCTCcctccagctccgcctccgcgcgctccgcggcgggggcggcgacggcggctcgaCCTGCGCCGAGTCGCGCGACTGCTACCTCTCCATGTACCTCGCCAAGAAGCCCGACAAGGCCGACCCCAACGAGGCCCGCCTCTCCCGCTTCACCTGCTGCGCGCTCTCCGgggagcccctggccgcgcccgcCGTCGTCGATCGCCTCGGCAACCTCTTCAACAAGGAGCCCCTCGTCGAGGCGCTCCTCCACAAGCGCCTGCCCAAGGCGCTCGCGCACATCCGCGGCCTCAAGGACATGATCCCCATCCACCTGCACCCCAAGCCCGGCGCGGCCGACGAGGAGGTCCGTTTCCAGTGCCCCGTCACCGGGTTCGAGTTCAACGGCAAGTCCCAGTTCCTTGCGCTCCGAGGATGCGGCCACGTGCTCAGCGTCAAGGCTCTCAAGGAGGTGAAGACGCCCGGGTGTTTGGTGTGCCATAAGGAGTTCGAGGAGGCCGACAAGCTGCCCATCAACGGGActgaggaggaggtggcggcgttgaggcagaggatggaggaggagagagggaagTTGAAGGACAAGAAGGATAAGAAGCTGGCCAATGGGCTCAGTGGGAGTAAgcatgctgctcctgctgctataGCAGACACTGAGAAGTTGGAGAACGGGAAGAAAGGGGACGCTGCCCCAGCAAAGCGGTATAAGGCTGCCGATCATGCGCCGGCTTATGCAAACAAGAAGGTGTATGCATCAATTTTCACTTCCTCCAACAAGTCCGATTTCAAGGAGACCTACTCGTGCCGGTCACTCCCCCTTGGAAGGAACTAA